The Mustelus asterias chromosome 1, sMusAst1.hap1.1, whole genome shotgun sequence genomic interval TTGTCCCTCACACCATCTCCATCCCACTCTGCAATAGTTCACCTGCgatctctcctcctccctcctgcaTGATGTTCTCCTCCGGGGGAGCCGCCTTGGCGGCGGACTCCGCTTCCCCGGCCGCGTCGCTGCTGCTCGGAGCGCCGCCCCGCTCCCGCATCTACAAGATCATCGTGATCGGCGACTCGGGAGTGGGCAAGACCTGCCTGACTTACCGCTTCTGCGCCGGCAAGTTCCCCGACAAGACCGAGGCCACCATCGGCGTAGACTTCCGAGAGAAAACGGTGGAGATCGATGGGGAGAAGATCAAGGtaactccctccccctgccctctctTTTTTGGAAAATTCCTGTGTGTTAGTGAGGGCAGCAGCATTCTCCTGTCTGGGCTGCACAAGTTGTTACGTTTCCAGATCTAGTTCAAAATCTAACTCGCATTTACGCAATTTAGTTGGCCAGCCTTTTGAACAGTTGGTTAAATCTGCCCTTTTTCTAGGTGTTCCACTTACTTTCCAGTGACTTGCAAGTAAAAGATAACTAACTTTGTGTAAGGGCTGGGTCCATGAAACTAGTTTACAAAACCTACTTTAATTGGTAtgtcacttctcggccttttggctaagctcaagcccaagatggatgcaatgccttatcttgtcaccttgggtggcacagtgcttagcaaataggcgccggagtgtggcaactaggggattttcacagtcacacagtcacacactgctgcctcacaaagccagggacccaggttcaattctcagcttgggtcactgtttgcggaatctgcacgttctccccatgtctgcatgggtttcctcccacaatccaaaagatgtgctggttaggtgcattgcccatgttaacttctccctcagtgtacctgaacaggcgccggagtgtggcgactaggggattttcacagtcactttattacagtgttagcgtaagcctacttgtgacactaatttaaaaaaaaaaatggatcTTGTTTCTCTCATGGGGACCTTGAGTTAgattcagttggattttgaatttggttttcggAGAAACAAAGTTCATGTTTCAGTTTAATGACTTCTCTTGCTCTTGTGATGGCATTGCATTGTCTGCATGGATGTGAGGTACTCTGGTCTCTTGCCCAGATGACCATTCTTCATACATGATGGTGAATGTTAATAGAATGTCCAAAGTTGGGAGTGTCGTTGCTAATCCTGATTCTGAAGTGGGACCCCTAACTGATTCTTTTTTCTGCCCCCCTCCAACCACCCTGAAATTAGTTAAATGAttactttaaaaaataattaaagtgCTAAATCAAATTAATAGTGGAGGAATTCATGTAAATTGTGTAGGGCCCTGGTCAGACCGCATGCCCTATTGTAGTCAATGAGACACACAGGAGACATTCAAACAGGACTCAAGtacatgtcttgctgcagttatacagggccttggtgaggcctcgcctggaatattatgtgccgttttggtctccttatctgagggaatgcagcaaaggtttaccagactgattcataGGATGGCAGGACagactgagtcagttaggattatattcactgaaattcagaagaatgagggtgggggggggaatctcatagaagcctataaaaatcttaacagggtagatgcaggaaggatgttcccaatggtggggcgtccagaaccaggggtcatagtctaaggataagaCTAGATAGGACTGAgaagagaagtttcttcacccagagagaggtAAGCACAAAAAGTCGGTGAGGCCAAAACCAGAGTTATCCAGCTTCAAAATGTTagttctattctctttccacatatgctgttagacctgctgagatttttcagcattttctattttagttgtaggccaaaacattgtatgtttttaagaaggagttaaatatagctcttggggctaaggggatcaaaggatatggagggaaggcaggatcaggctattgagttgaataatgagccatgatcataatgaatggcggagcatgcttTCAAGgtcgaaaggcctactcctgctcctattttctatgtaaacCTGAATGAGGGTGAGAAGAAGAGCTATGAGAGAGGTTCCTGATGTCAATGTTACAGATAAAGACTGAAGAAACTTGGATTTTTTTAACTTTGGAGAGAGGCAAATGAGGAAATCTCAATAAAGAGGAGCATGACAATATAGAAAATGTAAACCTAGGAGATTACTTCCAACTAAACCATAATGAGGTAGGACAAGAAGGCACACCTTCAACCTAGTGATTGAAAAAAATGGAAGAATATCAGTACTAAGAATTGGTCATGCTCTTGCAACTATCTGTGTAAGCAGTGGAAAGCAGCTAACATGACCAACATTTAAAAGGCTGCATTGGAATAGGTCAGGTCAATGAGGCTAACATCCGTTGTGGATAACGTATTAGATGGCATTCTGAAAAGGGGGGGAGCTAGTGAAATATCTAGATAGGTTTGGTATAGTCAGTGAGAGTTTGCAAAGATTTATGGGTGGGAAGGACATCTTGACATCAGGACATCTGAGCACTTACTGGAAATCTTCAAGGTAATGAAAATTCTATTTCGATGTGTTTAGATTGTAGCAAAGCTTTCAATTCCATCAAATGCCTGGAGCACAAGGAAGGAAAACATGGAAGCAGTGACCAGCTTCAGAGAAATTAATATTGACTAAAACAGAGATAACAATTGGGGAATAGGCAAGCTAAAGGCATCTGGATCGTTTGGGAAGATGAACTGATGAATTGCAAATGACATTTTAGATGGATAAATTCTGAGGCAATGTGACTAAGGAAGGGACACAGTGCATGTATAAataagaacactacagcacaggaacaggcccttcggccctccaagcccgtgccgctccctggtccaaactagaccattcttttgtatccctccattcccaaataaaagacaagggcggcacggtagcacagtggttagcattgctgcctccgagcaccagggacccgggttcgactcccggcttgggtcattgtctgtgcggagtctgcatgttttccctgtgtctgcatgggtttcctccgggtgctccggcttcctcccacagtccaatacacatgctggttaggtgcattggccatgctaagttctccctcagtgtacccgaacaggcgctagagtgtggcgagtaggggattttcacactaacttcattaaagagttaatgtaagcctacttgtgataccaataaataaagtaaagcaaacagAAACCTAGATGAAGACATATGAACTGAGAGGTTGTTGAAGGTCCTAAGACTGAAGAACATAAAGTTATGTGGAGATATTCCAGATTCCTAAGGGAGAAATTGAGATCGCTACAAACTCATGAACAAGGGGATTCCGGCTCAATCTTCGAGGGATATTGActactttacacagagggtggtgcatgtgtGAAATAGACTGTCCAGGAAGGCAGTGGAGAcagatagtgtagaaggttgtaaGAAGAAATTGGGAGGGAATGCAGTTAGGTTTTGAGGATTGATTTAATGGATGAAATAGTCTTTTCTGAtcctttttgtttcttttttatgTGATCAATGAGTGAAATGTGTTTCTACATAGATGTTTAACAAAAAATAACAGTTGTGTTTTGTGGATAGGAGGGGAGGCTTGTAGTTTTTTTCAGATTGCTGAATTATAAAAGAATTGCCTTCTGTGTCCATTTTATGAATGGATTAAATCTGAAACTGCCTGATTAGCCCCTTCAGAGAAGTGCAGTTGTCCAATAGGTCATTGAGCACAGTCAGGATTTTGTAGATCTAAGACAACTTGCATCTCCAGCgcatttgttttcttttgaaaaagAACAAGAGATCCAAGGTGTTTTACAGATCGTTGCACCCAAAACTGATGTTGTGCCAGAAACACATGGAATGGAGGTATGAGGGTGGGTTTAGagtagtgtcttaaaggaggatggAGAGATTAGTGAGGCAATTCTGGAGAGCTGGATATGGGTAATTCAAAACTGATGCTTAAAGGAGGGGCAAATGGAGGAAGTGATGAACAAAAGGCCAGCTGCAGAAGAGAGTCTACTTGGTGGATTATAAAGCTGGAGGTGATTGCAGAAATAGGGTGGGATACCACCATGCAAGGACTTAAAGTGGAGGACAACAATTTTAAAACTTCATGTATTGGTAAATGGGGAGTCGGTCGAGGTAAGTCAGGAAAGGGTGAGGTTGGATGCGCAGAGCAAGATATTTGCATGGTTAGTCTTGGAAATAGGGAGTTTAGTTGCTTTTCTTGCCCTTCAGGATGATGTCAGACAGTGAACAGTTTTGGCTGCGGAGAGAAAAGCACTTCGGTGCTTGATGAAGTCAGGCCATATAAATAACTAGGCCGTTTCAGTACACTTGGATATCATGGTCAGTTGTAGCTACCATGATTCAGCACATTTGGCGCTCTGGTTAAAATAGTAATGCTCTCCCAGCCCTCTTTAGGTCCAAATTAAAGAACTGCGCCTGCACCGTAGTTCCTTTTTCACTCCAGCATACACTGAGAGTGATTTCTCACAGTGGTGCAGTTAGCTCGAATTCCATCCTCCTGGCCACTCCCAAGCTGCTTGTTTACATTGCCTCTACATTTGGTGACCCGGTGTTACCAAATGTAAAAATATCAAGTAAATTATGTACTTCAGGAGCATGAGAGAGACTTGAGTCGAGTAATACAACACGAGGAGGGAACCAAATTCTTGAAATTTTTCAGAATCATTTTTGACAAGCAGGATTAGTCTTATGAATGCATGACAGGCCTGTTGCGAGCAACAAAGCCACAGGAATGATTCAGTAAGGCTATTTAATAAAGAAAGTAATTATTGATGCAGAAACATATTTTGGCAAAAATGTCATTACAGTTGAATTATCTTCTGCAAGACAAAGGAATGGAAAATTCACAATTGACTTTACCAGATTTATTTTGAATCAGTAGGAATACTTCACTGTTGGCAAAGCTTTACTGAATATCAAAcctctcagaatcatagaaacatacagtacagaagagattgCCCCCTCCTATTCTAGAGCAGTTGTATTTACACCCCCTTGCTCACTCGTAACCCTGTAAGTTCCTCATCCTCAAGTACCTGCACAACTggcttttaaaattaaaattaattctGGAATCCACAGAGCGGTTCTCGAGTGAAATAACTTGTCCTTATCTCCCCTCTAGGTCTTTTGCCAATAATTTTGAGTCTGTAATCTCTCGTTACCAATCCACTCTCCAGAGGGAAAAGGTATTCTCTTGTTGCTCTATCAAAGCCTCTCATCCTCGAGTAAACCTCTACTGGATTACTCCTTGACCTTCTCAAAACCGCTCAGTTCAGATAATTTTGAAAACCTCTTTTGTCTCCCCTTTTGCCTTCCGTGCTCCAAGGAGAActaacttttccaatctatcctcataaataAGTCCCTGATCCCCAGCAActtcctgataaaccttctctacCGTTTCTAATGCCTTTAAATCATTCCTGAAGTATAGAGCTCAGAAGtgtccacagtactccagctgaggtctaacccgTGATTTATAAAGTTCTAGCATGATCTCTTGCTCTTACATTCTATTCCTTGATTTATAAACCTGAGTAACCCAGATGCATTTTAACCACCATATCAACTTCCCTACCATCTTTAAGGGTTTGTTTATTTGGACACCAAGCTCTCTGCTCATTCACTTTTTTAAATTGTTCTATTTATAGCATACTTTTATTCTATAATAGTTGTCCCGAAGTGCATCACATCACGCATCTCTGTGTTAACTGCCATACCATATCCATTTCACCATTCTGTGCATGTCACCCTGAAACCTGTTGCCATCCTCATCACTATTTGCATCATTAGCAAACTTTATAATACTGCTCCCTACAGCTGTGTTTGGGTTGTTGATGAAAATTGAAAAGTGACCTTCAGGGAACACCATTgcaatccacctccccatctgaAAATTATCCATCCACCACTACCTttggctgtcactgagtcaattttgtatccataccCTCACTTTCCCCTTAATTCCATAGGTTTCCTCCTAATAAACCTCCTGTATGGCATTTAATAAATGAACTGTATTTTCTGAAAATGAGTCCCATATACCAGAAAAGCTCCAGGTTGGGGCATTAAGCTTGTGGCAATTAGTTAATCTCAGCCAGGGCAGTGGTCGAAGTGCTATGACTCCTTGTGAGGATAAGAATCCAGGCTTCCCTGCCAGTCACACTTAAAGTCCACACTGCTGTAAAAATCTGGGATTGAATCTACATGAACAATTTGTATGTAACTAACCCCTACCCGCTGCATTTTGCTGGAGAAATTGCTTTACTCTTGTTAGTAGGCATTGCTCTGTTGTAGTTTGTAAAAAAATCCTTTTAAATAGACACTGTAGATTGTTtgctgtagtgtgctgtttaaactaAATTGGCTAAGTAAATAGACTTTGCTGTGGAAATTTCCACTGACTATCGAGTGATCCTTGCTAGAAAGCGTGCACATGTAGACCATGGATGAGAATGGGAACAAGCTTGGCTGTAATGCTGCCTATTGTTGAATTCCTTGTTTACACATGGATACTGATCACTGTGGAATAATGTCTCAACAGAAATTAGTGCCTTCAGAAGAGGTTAGGGGAAGAGTTGGGTGGGGAAGAATAAAATCACATATCTTTTTGTTAAAGGTTTTCTGTTTGATGGAAAAAACTTTTGTTTTTGACATTTTTAGATTCAACTATGGGACACAGCTGGCCAGGAACGTTTTCGGAAGAGCATGGTGCAGCACTACTACAGGAATGTCCATGCCGTTGTCTTTGTATATGACATGACCAACCTTATGAGTTTCCAGAGTCTCCCAGCCTGGATTGAAGAATGCAATCAGCACTCACTTGGCGGGGAAATCCCACGCATCCTTGTGGGGAATAAGTGTGACCTGACAGATGCCACTAAAGTTAAAACAGACCTGGCTCAGAAATTTGCAGATACTCAAAACATGCCCCTGTTTGAGACTTCGGCTAAGAACCCAAATGACAATGATCACGTGGAGGCCATATTCCTGACTTTGGCTCATAAACTGAAGAATCACAAACCCATGATGCTGAGCCAGCTCCAGGTAGACGAGCCTAAGGTtaagctggaatctgaatccaagACTGATGTGGAGTGTTACTGTTGAAGATGAATTCTATTGTTTTCCATATGGATCAAAGACACCAGGATGTTTCTGGTAACCTAGAGATGGCCACGGTACATTTGTATGATTGAACGTGCAAGATCTAAGAACAGTCCATGAGAGGAAATGCAACTGATAAAAGGACTGAATAATGTATTGGGCTACACCTTGCCAAATATTGACTGAAATCTTTCTTTCACTTAAAAATTGTGGACAGCACAAGATAGGAAAGGCTACATTTTTTTGGTAATGTCAAATCTTaattgtatacagtgaaatgtggaGAAGCATTAATCTTGTTTACTTTGCCTCATTTAAAGGAGTCATTTGGATTTCCACCTCATGATTCTTTTTCCAGGTATtccttatctaatttcttcctcctTCCATCTCCACTTAGTTGTGAGACAATCAAATATTTTTGTATTGAGGTGTCCCCCAGTTGCTTAGCTGGAGAATAGGATACATAGCTCAGTCTTGCAGAGCAGAAGAATCTTCTATAAGACCAACAGTTTGTGCTGGATCTTTCGATGTTAGCCAAGGCACTGATAGGGGCACTACAACTGAAGGTATCAGTCCTCCAGGTTAAGctggggcaaaaaaaaaacagctgaGGTTTCTGCTGTGCTGTGATGCCTCTATTGGTGAAATAATTCATCAACATTCACTACTTTGGCTTGAAGAAGGGTGACTTGATTAAGGTAACTGAAATGTAGAAAATTCAGATGAAGGAAGAAGAGAGTTTAAAGCAAAACAATGATATACTAATTTGATATTTACATGGTGTCCTGTAGATCTTGTTTGTAAAATACAAAAATGTGTTCAAATGTAATCTATGTATAAATATGACTAATCGTATACTCTCTTGAGCTTCTAATGTTGAGACCTTAAAGGCATGTATCAAATTTGAGTTGCCAGCTATGGATATGCCTAATACTATACTGCCTTGAGCTTCTAATGTTGAGACCTTAAAGGAATATATCAAATTGGAGTTGCCGGCTTTCCATGGTATCAGATTTAGAACAACAAACAAAAGCTTTAAACTCGAGTCAATTATTTTGCCAAAAACTGTAGATTGGGAGGAAAATAAGGAAGGTGTTTTAACATTTGTCTGTAGTCATGGAACCTGGCTGTGGCAAAGCAAATGGTGGTCTCTTTATGAGGGATGTTTCTGAACAAATGCACTTTTTTTAAAACCAAGTCTTCCTTCCAAGTGGAAAAAGGGATACACAGTAAAGGGAATACATTAAATGGCCAGTGTCTCTTGTGTTGTGGGGaagtttttaaattatttttcacaTGCTCTTGTTCATGCTTTTCAAGTTTCTTGCTGACCCAGTGGAAGATATTTACCGACTGCACTCCGTAACATGCACAAAAGTTATCTATACTTGATGCCTATTGAAGAGGATGCATGGATTAACTAGTGCCTGGTCAATGAAGGAGGATGTGGAGATTATTTGTAATTCTTGATTATTAACTCTTAGTCTGCCCACACATGCTAGGAAATGATGGATTTGAAACATTTCAGTATTGTAGTGAGCGAGCTGAAAGCAAATCACTAATTACAGTAGGACGGTTAATCCATTGTCAAGGATAACTTCACTACAGTAATACTTCTATTGAATAAAAGAGTTGCACAATTCTAAATAATAAAAATGTTTTGAACTTTAATTCTGCTCTTAGTCATGATTTTCATCATCTTTTTCTATcgttctttgattttttttcaggatTTTTCTCTAATTAAACTGGCCATGTCTTTTTCCATTCCTTTTTCCATTCCCTTTCCCTAAAAGATATTTTGGGATATTTCACTGCTTTCTACCTTCTTTGCCTAGTGTCCATTTAGAATTGTGAACAAGGATTTTTTTGGAAACCCTTTTTTATCATTTCTTGCAATCCAAGTGTAAAGGCCTAGACATTGAGCAAGTACCAGAGTGGATTTGTGAAGCATACATCATGTTTGACTAAATCTAATTTGATTTTTCATATCACTAACTCTTGTACAGGGCAATTTTCGAAAGTTGTCTAGATGGACTGCCAGAGAGCATTTTATCAGCTCATCTCATCCATGAAGCCTACtttttttgtttctccctccattccATCCCCATTAAACTCCTGACCACCCAGCTTTACTCACTGGCCTCCTGCATGCTGTTTTTTGTAAATCACTCCCATCTCTTGGCAATTTTCATTATTTTCAAAAATGTTATCATTGGTCTGTTGCTGCTGACCTCTAACCTCCCTTTCATGTCCAGGGTCCTTGAATGTGttgtgttataatccaggtcagaaactccaaagtgttttatgaagtcagcctagatcataagttttgcactttaaaTTTTGGCATGGGTCAGCataaaatgtttcactccaggtatgattcaaatgaaccCTTAGGGAGATTTTATCACAAATTTTATTTACAAATGCAGTTAACACAGaacatttaccaattacaagcaagaaaaaaacaaccatgataccatataaaccttaacagctccaAATACTGTTCCATCCAAACAAACCTTCTTGCAGACATACACCTGcctcaggtttagcacagaaaataagaatgctcacgtgatgctggatcttgaAGCTTTTCAACCCCCTTTGTAGTTCACTCCTTTGGCTGGAGAATTAAAACTCTGACTTCCCCGACCTGGAGCTCCCAGCACACTTGAGGTAGAGGTAGAGCCACTGCTGGCTTCTAGcttttatgtggagatgccggcgttggactggagtaagcacagtaagaagtctcacaacaccaggttaaagtccaacaggtttacttggcagcactagctttcggagccccaagctccttcctcaggtgagtgaggacttgtgttcacaaacggcatataaagacacaaactcaatttacaagataatggttggaatgcgagtctttacaggtaatcaagtcttaaaggtacagacagacaatgtgagtggagagagggttaagcacagattaaagagatgtgtattgtctccagccaggacagttagtgagattttgcaagcccataaAGCCGTGGGGgttaacttgcctgggcttgcaaaatctcacgaactgtcctggctggagacaatacacatctctttaacctgtgcttaaccctctctccactcacattgtctgtacccttaagacttgattacctgtaaagactcgcattccaactattatcttgtaaatttaagtttgtgtgttcacaaacagggcatataaagacaagtcctcactcacctgaggaaggagcttgaggctccgaaagctagtgctgccaaataaacctgttggactttaacctggcgttgtgagacttcttactgttctagcttttagccagcaaaccactGACAGCAAAATTTTCACTTCAGAGGGGTAAGAAAGACTGCTTCCAACTagtcagcagaatttccaataccagggagagagacaagaacaCTCTTTGCAGTTTGGCATCCAACCGCTTctaaccaaaactgaaagtgactttggaattccctatgaAAAAGAAACTGTCCAAAGCACCTGACCTGCCAAACCGTTGTAAACCTGTAAAACTCCAGGAGATTGcattaggcccaaattaaaaataaacgttGCTCCAATTATCCTGCTACAGCAACCATAAAAGATACCAGGACAGGCAGTTCGGCAACAAACACAGAGGACATGTCCTCTTAAagaactgcagagaaacatgattaaaatatatttcttaaaggcacaatatcatcaGAGTTGTTACTTCCCAGGTCTGAGCTCTTGCAACTCTCTGCTGACATCcctcaaatcagtcttttgctcTCTTCATTACATGCCGTAATGCTAAAATGGCCCTAACTGAAGTCGACATTTCATTGAATTAACTCTGTTACCACTTCTCGACGTCTCTCTTTGCCATGGCTGATCATACCATCATCCCCACCCAGCATCTTTCCTCTGTTGTCTAACTTCATGGGATTGCCTCATTTGGTTGCACTCATTAGCACTTTGATTGATGCAAGTACATCTTGaataatggcttccttttgcagttCACACAGCTGCCCCAAGCAACTACCTAAGAGATATCCGTGTCTTCCTGTTCACCCTTGTCTGGGTGCTAACCCATGACAACATCATCCAAAGACAAGGGCTCagctcccaactgtataccaatGGCCCACCTCTTTACACACTTGCCCTTCCATGTTACCTGCTTGTCTGACATCAGTCCTGGATAAATCTTTGTTTGCTTCAGTTAAAAACTGGGAAGACCAAAGCCGCTGCCACAAATTATTCTTGCCCTCTGCTCTCCCAGCTACTATTTTAAACTGTTCAACTCCAAGCTGAACTTCCAAACCAATATCCTCTCCATCACCAAGACCCCCTATTTCTATGCCTGTAACATATGTCCTATCTCAGCCCAACTTTCACTAAAACCATTTCCATTAGCACATTCACATTTAAATTCCAGTAATCTATGGTCTGACCTCCCATCCATCACAAACTCCAACTAATTCAAAACTCTTGACAATACCCTGACCTGCTTGTTCATCCCATTCATGCTAACTCAGATTGCTTCTCACTCCCCTTTATTTTTGCACTCATATCACTTTATGGCCTCACCTATCACTGTAACTTCCTCCGACCAGACAATTCCACTTTTCAGATCTCCACTCGTCTGACTGTGACCTCGTCtgcattcctccctcccttcaccatgACAACTTGGCTGGAATTCCTCCAAACCAACACAAGCCATTCAGCTCACTAAATCTGTAGTGTTCTTTTTCCCCACACAAACCGTCGAATCTATTGTTCCTGCTTTCCGTACACTTTTAAGATGCATTTTTCCCCAAGTTGCTGCCTTAATTGTATCCTGAAAAAATTTCAGGCTGTCAGCCAGTTTCATGTTCTTTTTGCTCTGTGATGCTCACATGGCTGTACTCTGTTCAGATTGCAACGTCACAGACCTCTGACAATCCCCATTGACTCGAATCTTAACAGTATCACCTTCCTGACACACAATCTCCTGGCCAAATGAGTGAGTGTAAGTG includes:
- the rab33ba gene encoding RAB33B, member RAS oncogene family a; translated protein: MMFSSGGAALAADSASPAASLLLGAPPRSRIYKIIVIGDSGVGKTCLTYRFCAGKFPDKTEATIGVDFREKTVEIDGEKIKIQLWDTAGQERFRKSMVQHYYRNVHAVVFVYDMTNLMSFQSLPAWIEECNQHSLGGEIPRILVGNKCDLTDATKVKTDLAQKFADTQNMPLFETSAKNPNDNDHVEAIFLTLAHKLKNHKPMMLSQLQVDEPKVKLESESKTDVECYC